A genome region from Perca fluviatilis chromosome 20, GENO_Pfluv_1.0, whole genome shotgun sequence includes the following:
- the LOC120549039 gene encoding ubiquitin-conjugating enzyme E2 D2-like isoform X1, which produces MALKRIHKELNDLARDPPAQCSAGPVGDDMFHWQATIMGPSDSPYQGGVFFLTIHFPTDYPFKPPKVAFTTRIYHPNINSNGSICLDILRSQWSPALTISKVLLSICSLLCDPNPDDPLVPEIARIYKTDSQRYNKLAQEWTAKYAML; this is translated from the exons ATGGCTCTGAAAAGGATCCACAAG GAGCTTAACGACCTGGCTCGTGACCCTCCGGCACAGTGCTCAGCAGGCCCAGTGGGCGATGACA TGTTTCACTGGCAAGCCACAATCATGGGACCT AGTGACAGTCCATATCAGGGAGGTGTTTTCTTCTTGACAATTCATTTTCCAACAGACTACCCCTTCAAACCACCCAAG gtTGCTTTTACAACAAGAATTTACCACCCAAATATTAACAGTAACGGCAGTATCTGTCTGGATATTCTCAGATCACAGTGGTCTCCTGCACTTACTATTTCTAAAG TTCTTCTCTCCATTTGCTCACTCCTATGTGACCCAAACCCCGATGACCCACTAGTGCCAGAGATCGCACGTATCTACAAAACAGATAGTCAAag GTACAATAAACTAGCTCAGGAGTGGACAGCCAAGTATGCCATGCTTTAG
- the LOC120549039 gene encoding ubiquitin-conjugating enzyme E2 D2-like isoform X2 produces the protein MALKRIHKELNDLARDPPAQCSAGPVGDDMFHWQATIMGPSDSPYQGGVFFLTIHFPTDYPFKPPKVAFTTRIYHPNINSNGSICLDILRSQWSPALTISKVLLSICSLLCDPNPDDPLVPEIARIYKTDSQRYTRMAKDWTHKYAM, from the exons ATGGCTCTGAAAAGGATCCACAAG GAGCTTAACGACCTGGCTCGTGACCCTCCGGCACAGTGCTCAGCAGGCCCAGTGGGCGATGACA TGTTTCACTGGCAAGCCACAATCATGGGACCT AGTGACAGTCCATATCAGGGAGGTGTTTTCTTCTTGACAATTCATTTTCCAACAGACTACCCCTTCAAACCACCCAAG gtTGCTTTTACAACAAGAATTTACCACCCAAATATTAACAGTAACGGCAGTATCTGTCTGGATATTCTCAGATCACAGTGGTCTCCTGCACTTACTATTTCTAAAG TTCTTCTCTCCATTTGCTCACTCCTATGTGACCCAAACCCCGATGACCCACTAGTGCCAGAGATCGCACGTATCTACAAAACAGATAGTCAAag ATACACCAGAATGGCAAAAGACTGGACACACAAATACGCTATGTGA